A region from the Tahibacter amnicola genome encodes:
- a CDS encoding M12 family metallo-peptidase, translated as MLVRSLCTFLFLPVAVGATQIVPSAWQVEQALEPRAVRSAAATHASRITIDAQALRRAEQLQLHLPGGAVHTVQVNARTERGGGDFTLSGALAAGPEYTVTLTMHAGLLAGLVTAPEGNYEVSPLADGGQSVFALDQAAFPECAGGDVPEHVPDAAVPAAVTADPPNRIELLVMYSPQALEGAGGVTQIRTLAQAAVDAANTAFRNSDMVARFVLLDVRPVTRDEDEDDLNWIVNNAEVARIRNEVGADLVSLIVESSLDGCGVAKVMRNPGPGFANLAYQVTKRSCAVGNLSFAHEHGHNMGMEHNPEDGTDQDNASYDWSYGHYVSGSYRTVMSYSDPCSSSCPRRPYFSNPAVTFNGVPTGIAGARDNHRTGNLTAPIVANFRPSERLFANGFN; from the coding sequence ATGCTCGTCCGCTCGCTGTGTACTTTCTTGTTCCTGCCGGTCGCCGTCGGGGCGACGCAGATCGTGCCGTCTGCCTGGCAGGTTGAACAGGCACTGGAACCCAGGGCTGTCCGTTCGGCAGCGGCTACCCACGCCAGCCGGATCACCATCGATGCGCAGGCCCTGCGCCGGGCCGAGCAACTGCAATTGCACCTGCCGGGCGGTGCCGTCCACACGGTTCAGGTCAATGCGCGTACCGAGCGCGGTGGCGGGGATTTCACCCTTTCGGGCGCCCTCGCGGCAGGCCCGGAATACACCGTCACGCTGACGATGCATGCGGGTTTGCTTGCCGGGCTGGTGACCGCCCCGGAGGGCAACTACGAGGTGTCGCCCCTTGCTGATGGCGGCCAATCCGTCTTTGCGCTGGATCAGGCGGCATTTCCGGAATGCGCCGGCGGCGACGTGCCTGAACACGTTCCCGACGCGGCCGTTCCTGCCGCCGTGACGGCCGATCCTCCCAATCGGATCGAACTGCTGGTGATGTACTCGCCACAGGCGCTGGAGGGGGCCGGGGGCGTCACGCAGATCCGCACCCTGGCCCAGGCAGCGGTGGATGCGGCCAACACCGCCTTCCGCAACAGCGACATGGTCGCGCGCTTCGTCCTGCTTGATGTGCGTCCGGTCACCCGCGACGAAGACGAGGATGACCTGAACTGGATCGTGAACAATGCCGAGGTTGCGCGGATCCGCAACGAGGTAGGCGCAGACCTGGTCTCGCTGATCGTGGAGTCGTCGCTGGACGGGTGCGGCGTCGCGAAAGTGATGCGCAATCCGGGCCCAGGCTTTGCGAATCTTGCCTACCAGGTGACCAAGCGCAGCTGTGCGGTCGGAAACCTGAGTTTTGCCCACGAGCATGGCCACAACATGGGCATGGAGCACAACCCGGAAGATGGCACGGACCAGGACAACGCGTCCTACGACTGGTCCTACGGGCACTACGTCAGCGGTAGCTACCGCACCGTCATGTCCTATTCGGACCCGTGCAGCAGCTCCTGCCCGCGACGGCCGTATTTCTCCAATCCGGCGGTGACCTTCAATGGTGTGCCGACCGGCATCGCCGGTGCGCGTGACAACCATCGCACCGGAAACCTGACTGCGCCGATCGTTGCCAATTTCCGGCCGTCGGAACGGTTGTTCGCCAACGGCTTCAACTGA